The Alteribacter populi genomic sequence CACGACTTTGAAGAAGTAGATTCAGAATCGTTTTCACCAGCGATGTTTGATAGCGCACCATTTATCGGAGCGGACAAAGCTTGGGAAGACCTTGGAATAACCGGTAAAGGGGTTACGGTAGCAATCATTGATACCGGTACAGATTACACACACCCTGATCTTACTCATGCCTTTGGCGATTACAAAGGATGGGACTTTGTAGATAACAATGAAGATCCACAAGAAACACCTCCAGGAGACCCGCGTGGTAGTTCTACCAACCATGGAACACACGTAGCCGGTACGGTTGCAGCAAATGGACAGATTAAAGGGGTTGCACCAGACGCTGACCTACTCGCTTACCGTGTACTAGGTCCTGGTGGTAGCGGTACAACAGAGAACGTCGTTGCTGGGATTGAGCGCGCTGTTCAAGACGGTGCTGATGTAATGAACCTTTCCCTAGGAAATACTTTAAACAGCCCTGACTGGGCAACTTCCATTGCATTGGACTGGGCAATGGCTGAAGGTGTTGTAGCTGTTTCGTCGAATGGAAACAGTGGCCCTGAAAATTGGACAGTCGGCTCTCCTGGTACATCTCGCGAGGCCATTTCGGTAGGAGCGACTCAACTTCCATATAATGTGTTCAATGCTGAGATCACTACACCAGGTGAAGTTGATTATCCATCAGCAAAAGTCATGGGCCACCCTAGTGAAGAGGAACTTCTGGCCCTAAATGATGGAGAATATGAGTTTGTACATGTTGGCTTAGGCGCGGAAGCTGACTTTGAAGGTAAAGACGTGGATGGTAAAATTGCGCTTATCTCACGAGGTGACTTTGCTTTTGTTGAAAAAGCTACAAATGCTAAAAACGCCGGAGCAGTTGGTGCGATCATTTATAATAACGTTGCTGGCGAACAACCAAATGTCCCAGGAATGGCAGTACCAACAATTATGACAACGTTAGCTGATGGACAAGCTCTTTTGGCTGAATTAGAAGAAGGAAATAACACGGTTACATTCGATATTGAATTTGCATCAGCAGTTGGCGAAACTATGGCGGCCTTCTCATCTCGCGGGCCGGTAATGGATACGTGGATGATTAAACCTGATGTTTCTGCACCAGGAGTAAATATTACAAGCACCATTCCTACTCACAATCCTGATGAGCCATATGGATATGGAGCCTTTCAAGGAACGAGCATGTCGGCTCCACACGTTGCAGGCGCTGCAGCATTACTTCTAGAAGCACATTCTGACTGGAGTGTTGATAATGTAAAAGCAGCATTAATGAATACTGCCGAACTTATGCACGACCCAGATGGAAATGCTTATCCACACAACACTCAAGGTGCAGGAAGCATTCGAGTAGTAGACGCATTAAATTCAGAAACGCTAGTAACACCTGGTTCTCACTCGTTTGGTGTCTTTTATAAAGACCAAGGAAAACAAGTAGAACGCCAACACTTTGAAATTACGAATCTATCAGATGAGCGAAAACGTTATTCTGTAGATATCGAGCTCCATGATGGAAATGACGATATCCGCGTGAATACAAGCAACAACCTGCAAGTACAGCCGGGAAAAACACAAAAAGTGAACATGAATGTGCAAGTAGACGCAGGTAAACTAGATCCTGGATACTATGAAGCTACGATTACTCTCACACATTCTGATGAAGTACTTCGAGTACCAAGTATTTTATTTGTTAAAGAACCTGATTACCCTAGACTAACAGGAGCATTCATGGGTCAAGAAGGTGACGGCTATTACGTCGGATCCTATTTGCCCGGTGGAGCTGATGTTATCGAATATGACATGTATCATTTCAACGCCTCAGACGGAACCATTGGACAATTTTTAGGTACCATTCATGAAGACACTAATATTTCGGCTCCGACGCATGAATTTTCATGGGATGGAAAAATAAATGGTGCTGATCTCCCTAACGGTGAATATGTACTAGCTGTTTATGTGGAGCAGGCTGGCGTGACTGAATACAAAGCCTACCTAGTTGAAAAATAGTAATCTTATCTTATCAAAAAGGCTGCCTCGTGCAGTCTTTTTTTTAGAGAAAGACCGTTTTAGGAAAGTTTGATGTTGATGCGCGATATTTGTCTAATATGCTAATTTCCGCCGATATAAGATCAATTATCGCTAATATTTTGCCTATTTGCTCCGATATAATGCTAGAACAGATGATAAAAAGGCTGTTTTCTGAATGATTTTGCATTTTGATAATATAAGGTTTTCATTCAAATCCGTTACAGGCGTATGTTTTCCACTGACAACTCTTCAGCTTCCTCGTTCGCAAATGCAAACCAAGTTCCCTTTATTCTTGCCCAAAGTGTTTCATTCCCAAAACTAAGGTACTTAGACCCACTATCTTTCTGACGAATTCTGTCGCAAGTATAATCATATTTTCCTAAACCTTTATTACTCCAACCCTCTTGCATATGTCGTTTTTTTCAGATTTTTCACACATTCATTACTTTAGTCTCGCGATTTATCTAAATTTAACCGCTAAACTATTATATGCACGAAAGTTTTCGTATTTTCGGGGTGAGGAAAGTAGGATAAACGTTAACTTTCCTCCATAACCCACTAATCAACTATGCATAGGGGGAATTAATTTGAAAACGATGTTTACTCGTGTCATTCTTTCGGTCCTAGCTATTTTACTCGTAGCTGGTAGCTTTGCACCTCCAGGATCCGCGGGAAATAACAAAAGCGGGAAAAATGCCGAACTACTCGGGAGCTATGATTTAAGCTCCTCTGATAGTGTAACTGTCATTGTAGAACTTGATGAGCCTTCCTTGTCAGAAGCAAAACACAAAGGTAAGCCTCAATCAAAAGGAAACTTAAAGCAAAAGCGTACTCAAGTAAAGAACGATATTGCGAATGCGGCACCTAATAGTGAAATCAATCGTGAATACGACACTGTATTCTCCGGTTTCTCTTTAGAAGTGCCACAAGATGAACTTTCCGCACTATTAAAGACGGATGGTGTACAAGCAGTCTACCCAAATATTACTTATGAAGCTAATGAGTTTGAACCTGAACTAGTTGACGAAGAGTCTTTCTCTCCAGCAATGATGGACAGTGCGCCCTTTATAGGCGCTAATGAAGTTTGGGAAAATCTTGGTGTTACTGGTGAGGGCGTAACGGTAGCCATTATTGACACTGGAGTTGACTACACACACCCTGACCTTAAACATGCTTTTGGTGACTACTTAGGTTATGATTTCGTAGATGACAATGATGATCCGCAAGAAGGTCCGGGACAGTACCACGGTACTCACGTGGCTGGTACTGTGGCGGCTAACGGAGCCCTTCAGGG encodes the following:
- a CDS encoding S8 family serine peptidase; amino-acid sequence: MRVVFSFLALLLVTSTFAPFGSANNQRPLELAELFGNYDLSSSNDTTVIVELDEPSIVEAKHRGKGQTKGNLKRIRDNVKSDVHNAAPNSSVDREYDYVFSGFSVTLPQSELPSILGVEGVKAVYPDVEYQVDAHDFEEVDSESFSPAMFDSAPFIGADKAWEDLGITGKGVTVAIIDTGTDYTHPDLTHAFGDYKGWDFVDNNEDPQETPPGDPRGSSTNHGTHVAGTVAANGQIKGVAPDADLLAYRVLGPGGSGTTENVVAGIERAVQDGADVMNLSLGNTLNSPDWATSIALDWAMAEGVVAVSSNGNSGPENWTVGSPGTSREAISVGATQLPYNVFNAEITTPGEVDYPSAKVMGHPSEEELLALNDGEYEFVHVGLGAEADFEGKDVDGKIALISRGDFAFVEKATNAKNAGAVGAIIYNNVAGEQPNVPGMAVPTIMTTLADGQALLAELEEGNNTVTFDIEFASAVGETMAAFSSRGPVMDTWMIKPDVSAPGVNITSTIPTHNPDEPYGYGAFQGTSMSAPHVAGAAALLLEAHSDWSVDNVKAALMNTAELMHDPDGNAYPHNTQGAGSIRVVDALNSETLVTPGSHSFGVFYKDQGKQVERQHFEITNLSDERKRYSVDIELHDGNDDIRVNTSNNLQVQPGKTQKVNMNVQVDAGKLDPGYYEATITLTHSDEVLRVPSILFVKEPDYPRLTGAFMGQEGDGYYVGSYLPGGADVIEYDMYHFNASDGTIGQFLGTIHEDTNISAPTHEFSWDGKINGADLPNGEYVLAVYVEQAGVTEYKAYLVEK